The following coding sequences are from one Triticum aestivum cultivar Chinese Spring chromosome 5A, IWGSC CS RefSeq v2.1, whole genome shotgun sequence window:
- the LOC123101455 gene encoding uncharacterized protein — translation MENLKPNAFVEALKVVGKAFVVWSSNWRRLLPVIVGVFLLDLALTVVWVNLASLHLNLDSMGLFFEMADNSTTMAAGAVVVTHVDEGTEVSSSRQLIEIVGEIFFGLSTTVALLSFSCTCNCDLSDNRTTTSEGQHPSLSSWREWKSLGIQLFTGLGMTIFISVLLEVLELDDDLSHYLTNFFDFVYMLAAVVASKEGLYGFSAAEKAWLIISEKFYEITVAGAMIFVVQGCLEKVYTSARFLPRKKEVVLALVIREDTAADIFRYSVAAAFLTVILQVFLCLVILAFYGGGGRPMDRRPLGNDVRGVPAATHTQPLLEAEAARAGSASGGSDASSISLDDRFRRFKHKTDKTGPPVRANVAEKSMPGKTGPPAAVASHLPPPPALQIDAAGPVPRLAAGPVPPSRRWRTPGVRRLLPPLSRTCPRPPRSRRATGL, via the exons ATGGAAAACTTGAAACCCAACGCATTTGTCGAGGCCCTCAAAGTCGTCGGCAAGGCGTTCGTCGTCTGGAGCAGTAACTGGAGACGCCTGCTCCCCGTCATCGTCGGGGTGTTTCTGCTCGACCTGGCTCTGACGGTCGTGTGGGTGAATCTAGCAAGCCTGCACCTCAATCTTGATTCCATGGGGCTCTTCTTCGAAATGGCCGACAACTCGACCACCATGGCCGCGGGAGCCGTGGTTGTGACTCATGTGGACGAGGGGACGGAGGTCTCGTCCTCGCGCCAACTCATCGAAATCGTAGGGGAAATCTTCTTCGGGTTATCAACAACCGTGGCCCTCCTTTCCTTCTCATGTACATGTAACTGCGATCTTTCAG ATAATAGGACTACTACTTCAGAAGGACAACACCCTTCTTTATCGTCATGGAGGGAATGGAAGAGTTTGGGCATTCAGTTGTTCACGGGGCTGGGCATGACCATCTTCATATCGGTACTTTTGGAAGTTCTTGAGCTGGACGACGACCTGTCCCACTATCTCACCAATTTCTTCGATTTCGTATACATGCTTGccgctgttgttgcttcaaaagaggGCCTCTACGGGTTCTCTGCAGCCGAGAAGGCATGGTTAATCATTAGCGAAAAGTTCTATGAGATAACTGTGGCGGGCGCGATGATTTTTGTCGTCCAGGGATGTCTAGAAAAGGTCTACACGAGTGCAAGATTTTTACCTCGAAAGAAGGAAGTGGTGTTGGCGCTCGTGATAAGGGAGGACACGGCGGCTGACATCTTCCGGTACTCCGTCGCCGCAGCCTTTCTCACCGTCATTCTGCAGGTATTTCTGTGTTTGGTGATTTTGGCGTTTTACGGTGGCGGCGGACGCCCAATG GATCGGCGACCCCTCGGCAACGATGTCAGGGGCGTGCCTGCGGCGACGCACACGCAGCCGCTCCTTGAAGCAGAGGCAGCAAGGGCGGGCTCTGCTTCTGGCGGGAGTGACGCCAGCTCGA TTTCACTTGATGATCGTTTTAGACGATTTAAACATAAAACTGACAAAACTGGCCCACCCGTCAGGGCTAATGTGGCTGAAAAGTCAATGCCAGGGAAGACTGGCCCACCCGCAGCCGTCGCCTCCCACCTCCCACCCCCACCCGCGCTGCAGATCGACGCCGCCGGACCTGTCCCCCGTCTCGCCGCCGGACCCGTCCCCCCGTCTCGCCGCTGGCGGACTCCCGGGGTCCGACGCCTGCTCCCGCCTCTGTCACGGACATGCCCAAGGCCCCCAAGAAGCAGGCGCGCCACCGGCCTGTAG
- the LOC123104332 gene encoding NAC domain-containing protein 83 (The sequence of the model RefSeq protein was modified relative to this genomic sequence to represent the inferred CDS: added 46 bases not found in genome assembly): MEKMRAAGEAPPTQQLPPGFRFYPTDVELVLQYLRRMALDRPLPAAVIPVVHAAAMPDPWDLPGASEGESAYFFSQRQGRGGRRRRAAGGYWKATGKEKPVFVQLPVGKRLLVGVKTALAFHRGKSRTDWVMHEYRLAGAAEQNKGANDGSQSSEWVVCRVSLKSRARRTAAGGETTGDHQQEQPSPSPSSTSSCITDHACHAPDQEEVSSSTTSHCQQHPRR, translated from the exons tgcctCCGGGGTTCCGGTTCTACCCCACCGACGTGGAGCTGGTGCTGCAGTACCTCCGCCGCATGGCCCTCGACCGCCCGCTGCCCGCCGCCGTCATCCCCGTCGTGCACGCCGCCGCCATGCCCGACCCCTGGGACCTCCCCG GCGCGAGCGAGGGGGAATCGGCCTACTTCTTCAGCCAGAGGCAAGGccgtggcgggcggcggaggagggcggcCGGCGGGTACTGGAAGGCCACGGGGAAGGAGAAGCCGGTGTTCGTGCAGCTGCCGGTTGGCAAGCGGCTGCTCGTCGGCGTCAAGACGGCGCTCGCCTTCCACCGCGGCAAGTCGCGCACGGACTGGGTCATGCACGAGTACCGCCTCGCCGGCGCGGCGGAACAGAACAAGGGTGCCAATGACGGCTCGCAGAGCAGCGAATGGGTCGTGTGCCGGGTGTCTCTGAAAAGCAGAGCAAGGAGGACGGCAGCCGGCGGCGAGACGACCGGCGATCACCAGCAGGAGCAGCCATCACCGTCGCCGTCTTCGACCTCGAGCTGCATCACGGACCACGCTTGTCACGCTCCAGACCAAGAAGAGGTCAGCAGCAGCACAACTAGCCATTGCCAGCAGCATCCAAGACGCTAA